CGCATTCCCCTCGCCATTGCGCTGTCCTCCGTCATGGCGTTTGCCGTCGGTTGCTCGAACGACCGCGATGCAGACGGACGTGCCGACACCACGACGACCAGCGATCCCGCCATGCAGACTCCGCCGCCGGTTGGTACGGACACGACGGGTACGGGCACTGCGGGTACTGCGGGTACTGGCGGTGTCATGGATGGCTCGGGCTCGGGCACGGGCATGAACGACGGTATGGATTCGGATCAGCCGGGCACCGATACCTGGATCACCACCAAGGTGAAGTCCTCGCTGCTGGCGGACCCGGACGTCGCCGGTCTCGACATCGAGGTGGACACCGTCAACGGCGTGGTGACGTTGAATGGCGTGGTGGACGAGCAGACCCAGGTCATCGAGGCCACCCGGATTGCGCGCGAGATCGAAGGCGTCACGGACGTCCGCACCGAGGGCCTGACCACCGGCACTGCGAACCAGTGAGCCAACTGCAGGGGCCGGGGATTCCCGGCCCCTGCAGCCGGACGCGACCTGTGCATACCAATGCCGCGCACCTTCGGATGCGCGGCATTTTCATGCGCCGCGTTGGACGGCGCTGCGCGGCCCGGTGAGGTTTCGCTGGGCGCGGCCGTACTGTGGCTGCGAGCGGGTCAGAATCTTTTGGGCATCGGGACGTTGCGGCCCTGGGAGAACTGCCCGATCGGTGGTGGAGTCGCGCGAGCGGATCGGGTGCCGCGACGCCCCTGAGACCCGCGTGCCGCGGCGCGTCAATACGCGTGTTCAGGGTTCATTTGGCCGCAAACGCCGAAAGGCGGACGGGGTGCAAAATGTGCAGCCTCGGTGCCCGGCCCGACGGCGTCGTCGGCGGCCGCGGCGCCCCTATACTGCGCGCCACTCTCCTCCCGCGCGACCCCACAGATGATCGATCCCATTCCACTGGAAGACCTGGCGCTTCTGGACGTACTGCAGCAGGTCAGTCAGGCCAGCGAGGCGCTGTCGGTGGAAACGGAGATCAAGCGGCGGCTGATCGAAGCGGCGCTGATCGAGGATCACGAGGACGGGATCCGGCTGACCCATGCCGGCATCGCACTGTGCAAATCGCTGCAGCACCGCGTCGCCGCGGACAAGCTGGCCGCGGAGATCCTCGAGAAGCGCGAACTCGCAGCCGCAGCGGTCGCTCTGCTGCCCGGCGAGCGGGCGCCCGCCGAGGCGTCGCCGGCCGCATAAGACGGTATGCACCGCTGCGCGATGTCCGCTGGCCGGCGTCTGGCAGCGCATTGAGCGGGTGGGCGTATCGACGGGCTGCACGTCCTCGCGGGTCGCGTGCCTGCGTGCAGGGCGACCGCGAGGCCTCGGGCCGCGTCGATGTGCTTCGTCGCCGGCGCGGCTTACTGCGCGGCTTCGATCGTCTCGTCCAGCCGGTCCGAGCCGACCATGTAGCCTCCAGCCTCCACCGCATCACGCACGTCCAGCAAGGCGATGCCGAGCGCCTCGAGATCCTCCGCCTCGGCCTGGCCGACGATCTCGATGCAGCGGTCATTGAACCAGGTCCAGAACTCGCGGTAGGTCCTGCCCTGCCAGTGTTCGTGGCGGATGCCCTGGTAGAGCTCGCCGACGGCGATGGTGGAATGGTCGCGCATCAGAATTCGGTCTGTCCGGGCAGCATCGCGCGCAGTTCCGCATCGGTGAGGTTACGCCACTGCCCGGGCTTGAGATGGGCCAGCTTGACCGGCCCGATGCGCACGCGGATCAGCTGCTTCACCCGCAGGTTGAAATGCGCGGCCATCAGGCGGATCTGCCGGTTGAGGCCCTGCACCAGGGTGATGCGGAAGCCGAACTTGCCGAGCGGGCTGGTGCGGCAGGGCAGGGTCATCTGCCCGTGCACCGGCACGCCGCGTGCCATGCCGCGCAGGATCTCCTGGCTGACCGCATGGTTCACGGTGACGAGGTATTCCTTCTCCAGCTTGTTCTCGGCGCGGAGGATCGCGTTGACGATGTCGCCGTTGCTGGTCAGCAGGATCAGGCCCTCGGAATCCTTGTCGAGCCGGCCGATCGGGAAGATGCGTTCGCGGTGGTCGACGAAGTCGACGATATTGCCCTTCACCGAGGACTCGGTGGTGCAGGTGATGCCCACCGGCTTGTGCAGCGCGATGTAGACGTGGCGGCGCTTGCCGGGCGCGGCCGAGCGCGTCTGCAGGGTCTGGCCATCGACCAGGACGATGTCGCCTTCGCCCACTTCCGAGCCCACGCGGCCGCGCTGGCCATTGACCGTCACCCGGCCGTCGGCGATCAGGCGATCGGCCTCGCGGCGCGAACAGAAGCCCGTATCGCTGATGTACTTGTTGAGGCGCATGGCCGCGTGCGTTACCGGA
The genomic region above belongs to Luteimonas chenhongjianii and contains:
- a CDS encoding BON domain-containing protein, with translation MTMKTNRIPLAIALSSVMAFAVGCSNDRDADGRADTTTTSDPAMQTPPPVGTDTTGTGTAGTAGTGGVMDGSGSGTGMNDGMDSDQPGTDTWITTKVKSSLLADPDVAGLDIEVDTVNGVVTLNGVVDEQTQVIEATRIAREIEGVTDVRTEGLTTGTANQ
- a CDS encoding pseudouridine synthase, yielding MRLNKYISDTGFCSRREADRLIADGRVTVNGQRGRVGSEVGEGDIVLVDGQTLQTRSAAPGKRRHVYIALHKPVGITCTTESSVKGNIVDFVDHRERIFPIGRLDKDSEGLILLTSNGDIVNAILRAENKLEKEYLVTVNHAVSQEILRGMARGVPVHGQMTLPCRTSPLGKFGFRITLVQGLNRQIRLMAAHFNLRVKQLIRVRIGPVKLAHLKPGQWRNLTDAELRAMLPGQTEF